In the Triticum aestivum cultivar Chinese Spring chromosome 2B, IWGSC CS RefSeq v2.1, whole genome shotgun sequence genome, TCGAGGGAAAGGCACCGGCGGGTGCACGGGGCTGCGACGCACCCGTTCAGAGAGGAGGCGGCCACCGAGAAGGAGCGGAGAGGAGGGAAGGGGCGGCGCCAGGAGGAGGCCGAAAGCTTCGGGTGGCGGTGGTTCTCGGCGCTGCGGTCGTCTCCAGCGAAGGGAGAGGGGGTGGGGCGGCTCGGAGGGACGAGGGGAAGATAGTAGGAGGCTCGGGAGAAGGGGAGGAGAGCTGTGATGGTCGAAATCGAGACCAACTTCGGCGAGGTCACGGCGGTCCGAGGAAGAAACAACGATGTGAGGTTGCTCTGGTGATCAAATGAGGCGAGGGAGGGACTGGTGAGCTGCGGAAGGACTTGCGCATGCTTATATAGGCTGCGGGGAGGTCTCTGGAGCGTCACGGGTGAGCTCACGCCAAGCTCCAATGGAGGACGACAGCTCGTAGTGGCACGGGCTTGGAGTTTGCGACGCATTTATGGCGAAACAGGAGGGGGCCCGAGCACGGAGAAACTCCAGGACATGGATGGAGGTCGAGACGACGAGGTAGACGACGGGAACAGGGCCGAGAACGAGCCAGAGCACGCAATTAGtcatgacgcaagcgtgatcaccacggGCACTAGAGCAAATGACTCGTTTTGGCTGGAACAACCATGTCTAGTGGATAGACCAGCATGCCCTTAGTCTAAACAAACAAAGAATTAGGtctaggggcaaagaagagattggCACCTAGCTCTAAAGCAGATCAACAtgaaggtgtttgtaacttgttGTGGTTCACACGTGTGGAGTTGGACTCGAGTCTTTGACACAGCGTTATCAAGCACTAAGATGATGCTGATTACCAAAAATCAGCCTAATAGGAATGGTTTAGATGAGGGTTGATGTAGAAAGTGCCATAATGGCCAGATTAGGAAATTATGATTGTgatgagctgaaatttggaggaggtgGGTTATTTGATTTtagaaataccaaagtggcacttgcttcacaaagcttcattctagaaagaaacttggaaaaattcatAAGGACAAATGGCTAAATGGATGGAGCCAAAACTTGGTGGTGAGAGTAGATATGGGTAGGAGAATGTCCTAGAAAATATTCAGCTTAAattaagcaatataaaatatggttgcttcacaaactgaaaatctgaccagaaaccaagatttgGAGCTGGGCCCATATGGAAAggttacatgagctcaaatttggtggagagtgGTTATTTGATCAAAGGAAGTATGTGgcaaagtttcatctcatttggacatGCCTAGaatatacttccttcacaaagttcctttctggacagaaactttggaaaattgctGAAACATAATTGCTAGGAAAATGAGTAAGAAAATTTGCACAGGTCAATGATATAGGCATGAcaagatgtccaaaaagtttgaaggcaatcaagcaaagataaatagcacttccttcacaaagtgccattcagggaagaagaggaaaagaattattggaggatgatttttgaacatggcatgaaaagttttgccatatttgagcaagatatgacccaaacaatttatgagaattatttgtgaatttttggagtgacagaaagatgggttgcttcacaacctagggcaaaaaggataatttctttaatagaaaaggaatattctcaataaaaagaatattgggatttgggctaggatgaaaatgacatgagCTAGGGATGGTtttggggatgacaagccactataaaacctaggaagacatgatcttcccaagttttggaaccacatagccacagaaaagcaaatcaaatcaatAAATCCAcaaaaatcaaaggaaaaagaaaagggcaaaatccagGGTGTCACAAAACCCTTCATCACACAGATAGTAATGATCTTTCATCAAAGAGGCATATGTTGGATGGTCAACTTCACCATGTGAAGCCTGGTGGCCATGTGGCATCATCTTCTCGTCGTCCCCGACTATAAAAGCCCGATGGCGAGGCATCCATCACCAAAACCATAGTCGTCGATACCTCCCGCCTACTCCTCCCGTAGACAGCTCATCTAGTTTTCGCGACAATGTCGTCGTGTCAGGACGTGGCCTATTGGTTGAACGTGTTGGCGAACGAGAACCTTCCGTCCCAGATGCCGCACAACGACGTGTGAACTCTCCCCACGGTGCACTTGCTGAGATAGCGGCCAGAGCTAAATCTGGCAGATCTCTAGGTAGGGGATCCTAGGCTAGATGTCTTGGGATGATAGTAACAGGAcacatgattttacccaggttcagattCTCCGAGAAGATAAAATTATATGTTCTGCTTGTGCTTTGTTGCGTTGGAGTGTGTATGGAGTACAAGTAAACTACAAAATATTGTAATGCGTCTCTACGAGCCGGACCCCACGGTTTGCATAGATAACTGGGGGTTTGTCATAGGGTACAAGATCATAGTCGCTTACGTACGAGGAGGTAATGTCCTCCATGAATCCAGCATCTTGTTATGTACACCAAGTCTTCTGGATCTTCCTTGTATATACCGTGGACTACCAGTGCGGCCCAGGACGGAACCGACAAGGGGTCCTCAACCGGCCCACCAGGGCGGGAGTCAACGCGGTGAGAAGACCCTTAGCCGGAACAACGTCAACAACCGCCACATCCTCCTCCCTTTGTGGACGTGGCACCGACGGCTCTCGTGATGGAGTATACAGGGGATATGCGCCCGTGATGGCAACCATAAGGGATATGGCACTCTGTGTGGTGCCGGTGGTTCATGTCGCGGTGGGCGCTGTTGATATGGCACCTTGGGCGCCATTGTCCCTGCCAACAACCTTGTCTTCATTGCCCCCACTGCCCACCTCACCCCGTTTGTCCCCGTTCCCATCGAGGCCCAACCCGAGCTGGAGCCTGAGCTCGAGGACCCACTCGGAGTCGTGATGCTTGAAGCGGAGGCGCGCCGTCGCGACAAGGAGCACATCCACGAGCGCTTCGGCCGCACAaccaacgaggaggaggaggaggagtagctcGTAGTCCTCACTCCAAGGAGGAGAATGACGACTTCATCTACATCGATGGGTTCTCAAgggaggaggacaaggaggaggactAGGCGACGGCGGAGACGAAGTAGCGTAGGTAGTAGTAGTTGGAAATGTCTATTAAGAACGTTGTATATGTTGAAAATGCCGCTTAATGATATTTCAAGTCGCAAAATATATGTAATGCGTCGACTTTTGACCACtaatatactcccttcgtcccataatataaatgcttttatattatgggacaaagatagtgtaaaaaacgtttttatattatgagacgaagCGAGTAGTTGCTAGTTATGTTTACGAGATTGATGACGGTTATGAACTGTTTGGTTGGATTGAATGCCGcttaaatgaaaaaaaaatatgatGGCTATCGTTTGGTGATTTTATGTTTGCGCACATAGAGTCAGCCTCCAAATTATTATGAAAAGTACAGTTCATATAGCGGATGGCAATTCAGAATATGATAACTCCGCGCGAGTTGCTCTTATATTTCTCAAACCATTTATTTACCCGGGCATGTCTAGTGCATATCCATGGCACGCCTCCACGCAAATAACACAATCGCCAACATATTCACACGCGACACACGTACACACAGATGCAATGCACCCGGCCGGTTCGGTGGAGACGGCGTACGTCGGCCCATCACTTGCCGGCGAACCCTGAGAAGAAGCGGTTGATGGCGGGGAAGACCTCCGGGCGGTGCGCGCTGACGAAGCGGCGGAAGGCGTGCTGGCTGTACCTCTCGCCCTCCTCCGCGTTCTCCAGCACCGCGCTCTGCCGGTTGCTCTTGCTCACCCTAAACAAGAGAGCAAAACAGTTAACCATATGCATGCATCGAAATGATCCGATCGATCGGGGTAGCTTGGAGACCTCACCTGACGTCTGGGTTGAGGAAGACGTTCCGGGTGAGCTGGAAGACGCACATCCCCGTCACCAGCGACATCGCGCCGATCAGCGGGTAAACCTGCAGCACCAGAATTTTGTTAATTAACGCATGCAAGATACAAAAACATGCTGAAGCAATACTATAGCACTAATTATTGACAAGGCAAAAATGTGCATACAAAAACAGAGCACACCAAATTCACAAGAACCATGACAAAATTTCATGTGAGTAAAACGATCTTGCACGTACATCTGGCTTCAACCAACGGCCCATGTCGTCGCCTGGCCTAGCGTTGCGCTTCGCGATGATCTAAACTCTGGAAGACACTGCTGCTATCACCTTTTCTCCTGTGTTCTTCTTCCCGGCCAATGGTTTGCCCGCTGTATGCAGAGATATATATACATACACGCCAACACCATGCGTACATGGGGCGGTGCCCAGCAGGCTGCGACGACGTCTCGGAAGACCGATTTCTGTGGGCGAGCCCGGGATATATCGAGAAACCATGAGCCGCCTGCTGTTTTTGGAGCTCGCTCGTCAAAGGTTGAACAGTTCCCGTGTCAGGTCAGCCCGCCCGCTTCTCTCCCGCGGCCGATTCCAGGCCGGGTCAACGTTGCCGCACTACCTATGCGTCGTCATCGTATCTCTTTCGTTTCGGTCGATGGGCACGTACGTTCGTACGTAGCATTTCCATAGTCAAAACTGGCGTTTTCCTGGCATTCGATGGGGACGAGAATACAGATAGGCCTGGATCTCTGAAACCATGGGAGCAAATCTGGTTTTGAACATTATGATACATTGATACATTTGATACGGCGTGGCGTGATATTTACGTCCATGCGACCAAAAAAAGGTAAGGAAGGGTGGAAATCCAATTTCCCTCTATTTTTAGATCCCAATTTCACACAATCCAGAAGGTGGTGGAAGCCACTCGAACCTGTCTACACATATCAAGGACCCTCGGTGTCTTCGCTTCTCGGCCAACCCAACGTGGTGGAGAAAGAGCTTTGAAAAACATTCTCATTAATAACTTTCCTCTGTGCGTGGTAGATTACGGTTGGTGGCGGCGTCGGAGGATGCGACCAGCGCGGACAGTGAGGGCAGCGGCTCGGTGTAGATGGCCAGCTGCGCGGTGGTGACGGTCGGCAGCGGAAGCGACGGGGTGGGCGGCGGCGAAGACATGATCGGAACTGAGCTACCTGATACCAagctgttagagtacgtaatgggctcattagtcttagggttaattagagataagggtcgcttgcttagaggtcaagtaagccttgcttgggagtcaagtaaacctctctatataaagaagaggggagatgtatcaatctaatcaagtaagaattaagaaggaaatcccttctcTCTAGctcggccgtgggcaaaaaggcccccggccggccctctcgcgcccttcTTCTAACAACGCCGTAACAGTTTGGTATCAGGTAGCTCAGTTCCGATCATGTCTTCGCCGCCGCCCACCCGTCGCTTCCGCTGCCGACCGTCACCACCGCGCCGCTGGCCATCTACACCGCATCGCTGCCCTCCTCGTCCGCGTTGCTGGTCGCAtcctccggcgccgccaccgcccagATGTCGGCGTCCTCCATcgcaccaccggccgccgcctaCACCCCGGAAGAGATCACCGGGGTCCTAAACAACCTCGTCACAGCCGTCCAGGGGATCCGGCTGTACCTGGCCAACCCCTACGGGCCGCCGCCGGCCCTGCCGTGGTACTCGCCGCATCCAGGGGCCTCCGTGGCGTTTGCTGGGACGCTGCAGCCCCAGCTGCCGCCGTCGTCCCGCAGTGGCTGCAGTGGCCGGCGCCGGCTCCCGCCGCGCCTCCAGCGCCCACCGCCACCCCCGTGCCGCCGTGGCAGCCAccgcaccaggcggccttcgccgcgctcgccgggccACTCCAGCAGCCACTGGAGCTGCCAtccgtcgccaccaccgcccagccctggctgcagtggaagcctccgctcctggcggcctccgccgcgctcggcgcTCCGCTGCCGCTGCCCGATGCGCcaccgcagcagccgctgcagctgcagcagccaccACCGGTCAGCTCCGGCCCCGCATCAACCACGCCGGCGGGAGTCCCGCTCCACCAAGTCCAGTCCCTGTCACcgcttccgtcttggatcgctaccTGCCACGTGTCGgtggcggtgaggctgcaggctgctgcgcgcggcctcctaaCGCGTCGGCGGTGCGGGAGATGCgcggtctgcagctgccgctcctccaagttgtcctttgctgcgcaaaggacctcgatctcatcCATTGCgccggggatcttgggcatgcggtttcccccacgggcgacgggcatgctgttttccccgtgggcagcgacctcaaagtctgcgacatcgaCGGTTGGGGGGCGCACCCGTCatcgtcattctccatcgcaagccctccatTCTTCCCTGTGCGGTGCAAACCAACAGTCGTTCGACagggagaaggcatggtgtcaACGACAGCAGCGCACggcgtagcaccactgcattccgccaCCGGCTGACGCAAGGGCGCCTCTGCTAGtcactcttgcgaccacttccaggtggtcatacacatgcactccttttgtccaggtggtgtccatgggatccaggggggctgtacacgtgcacgtccgacgtgcggatggtgtccactttttgttaaggggtccaaaGTAAAGCGTCccagtgttagagtacgtaatgggcctaatgggcccattagtcttaggtttaattagagataagggtcgcttgcttaggggtcaagtaagccttgcttgggagtcaagtaaacctctctatataaagagaggcgATGTAtgaatctaatcaagcaagaattaagaaggaaatcccttccctcttgcccggccgtgggcaaaaaggcccccaaCCGGCCCTCtcacgccctccttctagcagcgccataacaaggTGATAGGAGCTAGGGTTCTCCCCGGTCTCGGACATAGGCTGtagggaaggagggaggagggcgagGGCTGGAGCGCGACGGCCGGCGGCGTGGCACCGTCCTtgcgtggtgcggcggcggcgatggaaggaggcggctagggtttagggttttccggctcctctgggagccgggcaatagaaatATTCTTATTGCTTAAATCTCAAAATAGTCTTACAAGTTGTATATATAACCACGGTGTGAAATAAAAAACTAAGATAACTTGCGGGCTAAGCTTGCCCGGTGGGCCTCCTACGGCCGTAGGTCCGGccgtcataacatctctccccgcctacGCAAAcaactcgtcctcgagctgaaagtcgGGGTAGTGTTGTTGGAACTCCTCGCACTGCTCCCAAGTAGCGTCCTCCTCTGAAAATCCAGCCCACTGAATCAACACGTACCAGGAGTCGCGACACAGCTGAGCCTTCaacgccttctccggctcaggAAGTAGACGCCCATCAGTGACCAGCGGAAGCGCTGGAGGAACCGCGGGTGGCTCGCCATGAAAGGGCTTGAGCAGCcccacatggaagacatcatggacccGCGCACCTGCCGGAAGCTGAAGACGGTAAGCCACCTTCCCAATGCGTTCCAGGATAGCAAAGGGACCGGCATAGCGAGGACCCAGCTTCCTCTTTGCACGTGGGTCCAGGGACTGTGTAGAACAATGAAGTAGACACAGCCACACCCAATCATCCACCGTGAACTTCGCCTCGCGATGGTTGCCATCGTAGTAGTGTTTGGCCAACTGCTGGGCCTGAAGGAGGCGTTGCCGGACTTCTGCCAGCATCTCGTCACGGTTCCGCAGAAGAACACCAGCCGCCTCGCCCCGTGCCAAGGCCGGATCAACAGGAAGAATCAGCGGAGGTGGTCGGCCATAAACCACCTCAAAAGGCATAGCACGGAGGGCGGAGTGATAAGAGGTGTTGTAGGAGTACTCCGCCCACGACAGCCAGTACACCCATGCGCGAGGACGATCACCTGTGACACAACacaaatacatggcaatcaccttgttaACGACCTCGGACTGGCCGTCCGtctgaggatggaaagctgtgctcaGGCGGAGCTTAACGCCTACTAGCCGAAAGAGGTCGCACCACACATGTCCCGTGAACACGGGGTCCCGATCACTCACGATCGAAGATGGGAACCCGTGGAGATGGACAATGCCATTGAAGAAAGCCCGAGCGACAGACGCCGCCGTGTAGGGATGCCCGAGCGCGATGAAGTGGGCATACTTcgagaagcggtcgaccaccgtgagAATGACGGACTTGCCACCCACCTTTAGggaggccctcgatgaagtccatggagatgtTCGCCCAGACCTGGGATGGCACCTCCAAAGGCTGGAGCAAGCCAGCCGGCCGTAGAGTCTCCATCTTGTTGCGCTGGCACGTCACACAAGATCGTACCCAGTCACGAACCAGAGCACAATCACCTGGAATGTAGAAGTCGGCACGGAGACGATGGAGTGTTTTCTGCACACCCTCATGGCCCGCCGAGTGGGCGAGGCGCAATACTTGATGACGAAGATCGTCATGCGCCACAACgaagacctgatacgtctccaacgtatctataatttttgattgttccatgctattatattacctcttttggaagtttatgggctttattttactcatttatatcatttttgggactaacctactaactagaggcccaacccgtattgctgtttttttgcctatttcagtatttcgaagaaaaggaatatcaaacgtagtccaaa is a window encoding:
- the LOC123041008 gene encoding uncharacterized protein — encoded protein: MGRWLKPDVYPLIGAMSLVTGMCVFQLTRNVFLNPDVRVSKSNRQSAVLENAEEGERYSQHAFRRFVSAHRPEVFPAINRFFSGFAGK